TGGTTACTTTGTGCATAAGCATCCAGTTCACCTTGAGTCACGACACGCACCGCCTGCATTTCATCAATACGTACCAGTAGCAAGCCACCTAAAGCAGGCTGATAACGACGGGCACTGCCGAAAGGCGTATAGCCCACTTTCGACTGAATACTAAAGCTCAACCAGTCTTCATGTCCCAACATCACAGCAACCGGATCAAGTCCCTGCTGCTGCATTAATTCAATTTGCTGATTCACATAGTCTTCAATGGTTAATTCAGTCATGGTGCGGGTATTCAGTTTGAGAATTACATTTCAGACAGTATAAAGCATGCAAATCGAGCTGAAGATCAGAAAACCAGCAGCCGGTATTCTTTTAATAAATAAGTCGATTGGATTTTAATTTTCTCATTCTAGATCTGAAATTTTCTATTTCATACGATTGATAAAATTAGGAAATAACCTGTTTCACTAATAAGCTATTGAATTAGAAAATTAATTATCCAAATTTATAGCTTATAAAAACTTAATATTTAGTTACAACCTATTCAATATGATAAAAATCATTTACTTAACGTTTAAATTGATTTTTTCTTAATCAACCGATGTTCACTATATACACAAATTCATTTAAATTAATTTAAATAAAGGCATTTGCCCTTTAAAAGATAATTTTTCACCCTTATTTAAGATTTAACAATGATGAAGGAGTGATCTCGTGAAAAAAGTGGTTAAAGCGAAAAATTTGATTGCATTTCGACTATGGTTAGAAAAATTGGGATATTCGGTACGCACCCTGGCGGATGATCGTGGTTTCAGTTTCAGCTTCAAGAAAGAATATGGCCTGGTGACCTGTGATCTGGCAGGTAATGCTCTGGCACTACAGTTAGGCGAGGAATTTGAAGATCATTTAAAAGCCTGATTGCTTCTATTTAAGAGCAGAAAAATAAATTAATCTTTCCACTGATTCAACAGCGCTATTCTTCAGTTATTCAGCCCATTTCGATGGGCTTTTCTTTGTTTAGTAAATTTCAGGCAATAAAAAAGCAAGGCATCGGCCTTGCTTTAATATGATGGTGGGGACGGAGAGACTCGAACTCTCACACCTCGCGGCGCTGGAACCTAAATCCAGTGCGTCTACCAATTTCGCCACGTCCCCATCAGGATACCAACTTAGCGTTGGATTTCTTTCAAACTTTGGCAGAGGATCAAGGATTCGAACCTTGACGAACGGTTTTGGAGACCGTCATGCTACCATTACACCAATCCTCTACTTCTACCCAATATCCAGTTTCCCAAATATCGATTGGTGGGGACGGAGAGACTCGAACTCTCACACCTCGCGGCGCTGGAACCTAAATCCAGTGCGTCTACCAATTTCGCCACGTCCCCAATGGCTGTGTATATTATAGAGATAGACCGACATTGACAAGCGATTTTACAAGCAATCACAATCTATTCCGCTATAAAATAAACAGTTAGTTCTATTTTTTAATTTTTTATAAAATTTCTGCCGAAAATTTGATTCATTTTAGGATATGACTGCCCATTCGTTATTTTTAATCATTTCGATTCAATTCCAGCATTTTAAATTAAAACTCAAATGAATTTCTAATCTTGATCAACATAGGCATTCAGAATACTGAAACTATTATTGATAAATAATGTCTGAACCAGTGCTTGAAATCAGAATACAATACCGCATAAATAACAACAGCTTTACCAAATTTCAGGCAATAAAAAAAGCAAGGCACTCGCCTTGCTTTAATATGATGGTGGGGATAGAGAGACTCGAACTCTCACGCCCAGAAGGCGCTGCGACCTGAACACAGTGCGTCTACCAATTCCGCCATATCCCCATGGCTGTGTATATTATAGCGATCAGACCTGATTCACAAGTAGTTCTGCAAAAAGCTAAATACTTTTATATCAAAAATTAAGCAGTTAATTCATTATTGAGCAAATAATGCTCTATTTAGACCAACATATAAAATTGATGAATACAATGGAACTGATCCATATGACATTTAAATTATTCAATATGCAGATTGCATGCAATACCATGAAATTTACTAAAGCCCTGCCCTTGCAATCATTCGCTAGATAATTTAAGCCCAGAACGCATTGATGTTCATCAATCTTGACAGCAAAAATCTGGTACTAAAAAACCGACCTCAAATTTCAGGCAATAAAAAAGCAAGGCATCGGCCTTGCTTTAATATGATGGTGGGGACGGAGAGACTCGAACTCTCACACCTCGCGGCGCTGGAACCTAAATCCAGTGCGTCTACCAATTTCGCCACGTCCCCATCAGGATACCAACTTAGCGTTGGATTTCTTTCAAACTTTGGCAGAGGATCAAGGATTCGAACCTTGACGAACGGTTTTGGAGACCGTCATGCTACCATTACACCAATCCTCTACTTCTACCCAATATCCAGTTTCCCAAATATCGATTGGTGGGGACGGAGAGACTCGAACTCTCACACCTCGCGGCGCTGGAACCTAAATCCAGTGCGTCTACCAATTTCGCCACGTCCCCAATGGCTGTGTATATTATAGAGATCATTTCCAACTGACAAGCCGTTTATCATAAAAAAACACTCGTTTGATTAAATAAGAAACAATCCGAGTTTTGTTGTATTTTTCTCATTCAATTTCAGTCATTAAGTAGTCTTTAACCGCTTGAAAATCGGCCAAACGATGCTGCTTCTGCTTATGTAACATTTTTTCTAATAAGCATTGAAAAGTTTGGATGTGTTCCGGTAACTCAATCTTCAGGCGCTGACAGTGCAAAAAGGCCCAATCCAGATAATCAGTCGCCTGTAAACGCTGACCACTCAACCACTCATAAAAAATAATCCCCAAAGCATAAACTTCACTTTGTAAGCTCTTGGCTTGGTCTTGAAACAGTTCTGGCGCCATATAACGCGGTGTCGCATTCAGTTCATGCAGGTCATTCTGATGGAGGGTTTGGACTTGCTCAAAATCAAGCAGGCAGACCCTGTCCTGATTATTTACAAAATGTTCCTGCTTTAAATCGGCATGTAAATAACCCAATTCTTGCAGGCAGATTAGAGGCTCCACGGCTTGCAGCAAATGTTGCCAAATTTTCCCGATAGATTGCTGATGCGGCATGATCTGAAAATGCGCCGGCGCATCGACCAGAATTAAGGCCTGCTCAAATTGTTCATGATTGATCTTGAAAGGCTGTTGAATAATTTGATGTGGAAGGAAAAAATTTAGATCACCTGAGCTGGCATGAGCCTGATAAAAATCCAGCTCATGTTGCCAGCCTAGTTCAGCATGTGGAGATGATATTAAACTATCAGATCTATGCGATATCTGGGTTTTTAGCCAGAGCGCATTTCCCTTGGCATAATAAAGACGCCGACCAAAACCCAGACTACGGGCTTTGGTTCGTAGTTCAAAATCAGAAATATCGAGATGATCTAAATTAAGTCGTGGCAATGTATTCAGGTATTGGATTAAGTGTATGCTGATAATTTAGCAGCTCCAGACAATGCTGAATAGTTTTCCCGACCCGTTCCTGAGTCTCAATGAGGGAAATTTTCGGCCATGTGGCACGCTCGCCTTCACGCTGTAAAATTTTAAACAGATACGGCCGTGGATTCTGCAACATATAGCTATAGTGGCGCAGGCTATATTTACCAACAATATTCACATCACCATAATAACGCTGATCCACCACACCATAGCCATGATCCAGCAGACGGCGTACAGGAGGTAAGCTTCCGGCATGCTCTCGGGCAAAATCCATCATGCCTTTGGTAATCACCGCGCCCTGACGGCGAACAATCCGTTGCGGCCAGCTCAAGGTACCTTTACGGAAACGTGAAATATCATCCTGCATGAATGGCACGATATGCGGGTTGGTCTGACTGGCAATGGTATAATTGATATTATACAGGCGTGCCATTTTTTCCTGTGGGAAATCACTCCGTACACTGCCATCTACCCAGTGGGTTGAACCCATATAAGGCGTATATTGACCATCATAGCGCTTACTGGTCAAACGAACCGGTGGAAACAGAATCGGCACCGCACAAGAAGCCAGTACTGCACTCCAGACCAGTAAATCCGGAGAAGTATAGGCATTTAAAATGCGTGCATCCTGTCCAGCATCATAAGGCGCAACCGCAATATTGATATGCAGACCTGAGGTTTTAAGCGCTTCTTCGAAGGTCAGATCACCCAGATTTTCGACTAGAAATTTTTTCAGATATTTTACATCCGCCAGACCACCATTGCCTTTCATCAATTCACTCATGGTGCGAAAATGAAAAGCCTCATGAAAGAAATTATGACCTTTCAAAATATCAATATATTGCGAAGGTTTGGACACACCTAACATGGCGGTCATGATGGCACCCGCACTTGAACCGGACATTACCTTCGGCAACAAGTCCTGCTCCATTAAGGCTTTGCATACACCAGTATGAAACAGACCCAGCGTCGAACCACCGGAAAACATCAGGGCTGGCTGGCCATAGGCGCGCTGACAATGCTGAAAATATTCGATTTTTTCTTCCATACTGAGACAGGTACAGTCTATTGAAGCAATATAGGCTAAGCCTTGGCTGACTTCTTCGACATAATCTTCAATAATTCTTTTAGTGCCCACATAGGCTTCGGTAAACAGTAGAGGATGGGCAATGTTGGCAATATCGTAGCTCAGGCCTTCGCGCAAAATATACATCAGGTCACGGGTGCGCTTTTGTTGTCGATAGCGTCGTAATTTACCCAGACGATGTGCGATCACTTCTGCATCAAAGTAGGGTGAACTGTTATCAAATTTCCATTCCTGTGCACCTGATTCTTCATCT
The nucleotide sequence above comes from Acinetobacter lwoffii. Encoded proteins:
- a CDS encoding protein kinase domain-containing protein: MPRLNLDHLDISDFELRTKARSLGFGRRLYYAKGNALWLKTQISHRSDSLISSPHAELGWQHELDFYQAHASSGDLNFFLPHQIIQQPFKINHEQFEQALILVDAPAHFQIMPHQQSIGKIWQHLLQAVEPLICLQELGYLHADLKQEHFVNNQDRVCLLDFEQVQTLHQNDLHELNATPRYMAPELFQDQAKSLQSEVYALGIIFYEWLSGQRLQATDYLDWAFLHCQRLKIELPEHIQTFQCLLEKMLHKQKQHRLADFQAVKDYLMTEIE
- a CDS encoding DUF3336 domain-containing protein, whose product is MLFKDFTQDINPHQAYRIKKLKQQLQQAESYEEWKYIALKIDEESGAQEWKFDNSSPYFDAEVIAHRLGKLRRYRQQKRTRDLMYILREGLSYDIANIAHPLLFTEAYVGTKRIIEDYVEEVSQGLAYIASIDCTCLSMEEKIEYFQHCQRAYGQPALMFSGGSTLGLFHTGVCKALMEQDLLPKVMSGSSAGAIMTAMLGVSKPSQYIDILKGHNFFHEAFHFRTMSELMKGNGGLADVKYLKKFLVENLGDLTFEEALKTSGLHINIAVAPYDAGQDARILNAYTSPDLLVWSAVLASCAVPILFPPVRLTSKRYDGQYTPYMGSTHWVDGSVRSDFPQEKMARLYNINYTIASQTNPHIVPFMQDDISRFRKGTLSWPQRIVRRQGAVITKGMMDFAREHAGSLPPVRRLLDHGYGVVDQRYYGDVNIVGKYSLRHYSYMLQNPRPYLFKILQREGERATWPKISLIETQERVGKTIQHCLELLNYQHTLNPIPEYIATT